From Microlunatus capsulatus, a single genomic window includes:
- a CDS encoding DUF5998 family protein translates to MRLGSTRRDLRADIEACGYFPDLVEDAVVLAVGEEELLDFVVHHEPTFNHDEIHRHVTVLALTPTRLIVGHTDDQPAEPPATGIAAASSTESVALSKIGTVVLTRVVTQPESYRAGGTDVSETWLTVGWGAVRRLDLEQASCSDPGCEADHGYTGALVGDDLTVRMSAAADGPDRVERLTRFSSALQRAAAV, encoded by the coding sequence ATGAGGCTTGGTTCGACGCGGCGTGACCTGCGGGCCGACATCGAGGCGTGCGGCTACTTCCCCGACCTGGTGGAGGACGCCGTCGTCCTCGCCGTCGGCGAGGAGGAGCTCCTCGACTTCGTCGTCCACCACGAGCCGACGTTCAACCACGACGAGATCCACCGGCACGTCACCGTGCTGGCCCTGACGCCCACCCGGCTCATCGTCGGGCACACCGACGACCAGCCGGCCGAGCCGCCCGCCACCGGGATCGCCGCGGCCTCCTCGACCGAGTCGGTGGCGCTGAGCAAGATCGGCACCGTCGTGCTCACCCGGGTGGTCACCCAGCCCGAGAGCTACCGCGCCGGCGGCACCGACGTCAGCGAGACCTGGCTGACCGTGGGCTGGGGCGCGGTCCGCCGCCTCGACCTCGAGCAGGCCAGCTGCAGCGACCCGGGCTGCGAGGCCGACCACGGCTACACCGGCGCGCTGGTCGGGGACGACCTGACGGTGCGGATGAGCGCCGCCGCGGACGGCCCGGACCGGGTCGAGCGGCTCACCCGCTTCTCCAGCGCGCTGCAGCGCGCGGCCGCGGTATGA
- a CDS encoding serine hydrolase domain-containing protein, whose amino-acid sequence MSPRVDVEQVRAAADTVLAEVDADPRYARTSHLQVRVGAEVVVDVHRRGPVRGDVFSVTKTVLALTLAVAARTDRLPPLDEPVAAVLPPLRGTPAATHTWAHLLTMTRGAETGGAWDVDAVTALPGGQVAHLARAPQRTPPGAVFAYDNGASHLLSAAAGAVLGEPVDDYAARELLAPLGIAAPVWTRDPDGVPFGHGHLQLSADNLGRLGRLLLDGGRVGGRPLLDPTFLGAMTTPQSAGGPPEDRAHGYQLWLDDGMLLAGGWAGQHLLVVPEADAVVVTTGDAGFDPGPPPTDAMPPDWRPALDLVRSLLLPVLRGR is encoded by the coding sequence GTGAGCCCCCGCGTCGACGTCGAGCAGGTCCGCGCCGCCGCGGACACCGTGCTGGCCGAGGTCGACGCCGACCCGCGCTACGCCCGCACCAGCCACCTGCAGGTCCGGGTGGGAGCCGAGGTCGTGGTCGACGTCCACCGCCGCGGCCCGGTCCGCGGCGACGTCTTCTCGGTGACCAAGACCGTGCTCGCCCTGACGCTGGCCGTGGCCGCCCGCACCGACCGGCTGCCGCCGCTGGACGAACCCGTCGCCGCCGTCCTGCCCCCGCTGCGCGGCACGCCGGCCGCGACGCACACGTGGGCGCACCTGCTGACCATGACCCGGGGCGCGGAGACCGGCGGGGCCTGGGACGTCGACGCGGTCACCGCCCTGCCCGGCGGCCAGGTGGCGCACCTGGCCCGGGCGCCGCAGCGGACCCCGCCGGGAGCCGTCTTCGCCTACGACAACGGCGCCTCGCACCTGCTGAGCGCCGCCGCGGGCGCGGTGCTGGGCGAGCCGGTCGACGACTACGCCGCCCGGGAGCTGCTGGCCCCGCTGGGCATCGCGGCGCCGGTGTGGACCCGCGACCCCGACGGCGTGCCGTTCGGCCACGGGCATCTGCAGCTCTCCGCGGACAACCTCGGTCGGCTGGGCCGGCTGCTGCTGGACGGCGGGCGGGTCGGGGGCCGGCCGCTGCTGGACCCGACCTTCCTGGGGGCGATGACGACGCCGCAGTCCGCCGGTGGGCCGCCGGAGGACCGGGCCCACGGCTACCAGCTGTGGCTGGACGACGGGATGCTGCTGGCGGGTGGCTGGGCGGGCCAGCACCTGCTGGTCGTCCCGGAGGCCGACGCCGTGGTGGTCACCACCGGGGACGCCGGCTTCGACCCGGGTCCGCCGCCCACCGACGCCATGCCGCCGGACTGGCGGCCGGCCCTCGACCTGGTCCGGTCGCTGCTGCTGCCGGTGCTCCGCGGCCGCTGA
- a CDS encoding aminotransferase-like domain-containing protein, with protein sequence MTTLQPTPAPTTVPGLPPLAARVRAVPSSVIRDLLALIERPGVISFAGGLPAPELFDVEGARASFDAVLAEAGPRALQYSPTEGNRALRDAVAARYTERGLPTDGADVVITTGSQQGLNLLATALVDPGDVVLVESPSYLAALQCFALAGAKLVAVPSGEDGVDVEALAALADRWAPKLLYTVPTFQNPTGRTLDLANRQAVVAVAERHGFRVLEDDPYAELRYSGEPVLPMAALTGPGRVVSTGSFSKILAPGLRLGWVRTDPSVRAGVVVAKQAADLHTSTVDQAAAAHYLAAGRLDAAVDRTRQEYRRRRDALLAGLPAALPPGSRWTTPDGGMFVWATLPEGWDTTALLPRALEHDVAFVPGAPFFPGDPQPSTMRLSFTTYGPDAIAEGTRRLAAALAG encoded by the coding sequence ATGACGACGCTGCAGCCCACCCCCGCCCCGACGACGGTCCCCGGACTGCCCCCGTTGGCCGCCCGCGTCCGGGCGGTGCCGTCGTCGGTCATCCGCGACCTGCTGGCGCTCATCGAGCGGCCCGGCGTCATCTCCTTCGCCGGCGGGCTGCCCGCGCCCGAGCTGTTCGACGTCGAGGGCGCCCGGGCCTCCTTCGACGCCGTGCTGGCCGAGGCCGGGCCGCGCGCGCTGCAGTACTCCCCGACGGAGGGGAACCGGGCGCTGCGGGACGCCGTCGCCGCCCGCTACACCGAGCGCGGCCTGCCCACCGACGGCGCCGACGTCGTCATCACCACCGGCTCGCAGCAGGGTCTCAACCTGCTGGCCACCGCGCTCGTCGACCCGGGCGACGTGGTCCTGGTGGAGAGCCCCAGCTACCTCGCCGCCCTGCAGTGCTTCGCCCTGGCCGGCGCGAAGCTGGTCGCGGTGCCCTCGGGCGAGGACGGGGTGGACGTCGAGGCGCTGGCGGCGCTGGCCGACCGGTGGGCGCCGAAGCTGCTCTACACCGTCCCCACCTTCCAGAACCCGACCGGGCGCACCCTCGACCTGGCCAACCGGCAGGCCGTCGTGGCGGTGGCCGAGCGCCACGGCTTCCGGGTGCTGGAGGACGACCCGTACGCCGAGCTGCGCTACTCCGGCGAGCCGGTGCTCCCGATGGCCGCGCTGACCGGGCCGGGCCGGGTGGTGAGCACCGGCAGCTTCTCCAAGATCCTGGCGCCGGGGCTCCGGCTCGGCTGGGTGCGCACCGACCCGAGCGTGCGGGCCGGGGTCGTGGTGGCCAAGCAGGCGGCCGACCTGCACACCTCCACCGTCGACCAGGCGGCCGCCGCCCACTACCTGGCCGCCGGCCGGCTGGACGCCGCGGTGGACCGCACCCGGCAGGAGTACCGGCGCCGCCGCGACGCGCTGCTGGCCGGCCTGCCGGCCGCGCTGCCCCCGGGCAGCCGCTGGACCACCCCGGACGGCGGGATGTTCGTCTGGGCGACGCTGCCCGAGGGCTGGGACACCACCGCCCTGCTCCCCCGCGCCCTCGAGCACGACGTCGCCTTCGTGCCCGGCGCGCCGTTCTTCCCCGGCGACCCGCAGCCGTCGACGATGCGGCTGTCGTTCACCACCTACGGACCCGACGCCATCGCCGAGGGCACCCGCCGGCTGGCGGCCGCGCTCGCCGGCTGA
- a CDS encoding alkaline phosphatase family protein encodes MTPAAVTTSTSLPGLVLPAYGSGSLADLMPAIGAHLGVPGAGEDVLGLPAASRYVVVLVDGLGWNLVRRSAREVPFLAGLLAGGRPITAGVPSTTVTSLTSLGTGLPPGQHGMVGYTSRVPDTGEILNALTWESDLLARAFQPRETFFERAAAAGVAVSSVGLQRFQGSGLTEAALRGATFVPFEHERAEERRIGLVTAAAARGDRSLVYAYERQLDHVGHGHGCDSEDWLRQLIRVDAMCERLRDALPDDVVLVVTGDHGMVDVPSTRQVIAEDEPGLLDGVSALAGEGRFRQLYVDVDDPARVADRWRDVLGERAWVRTRDEAVDEGWFGPVADDLRERYGHVLVAMRGDWAVMTRQYPRELTLVGMHGSLTEAEMLVPLLLG; translated from the coding sequence ATGACCCCTGCCGCGGTGACGACGTCGACGTCGCTGCCCGGGCTGGTGCTGCCCGCGTACGGGTCGGGGTCCCTGGCCGACCTGATGCCCGCCATCGGCGCCCACCTCGGCGTGCCGGGTGCGGGCGAGGACGTGCTGGGGCTGCCCGCCGCGTCCCGCTACGTCGTCGTCCTCGTCGACGGCCTCGGCTGGAACCTGGTCCGGCGCTCGGCCCGCGAGGTCCCGTTCCTGGCCGGCCTGCTGGCCGGCGGCCGGCCGATCACCGCGGGCGTGCCCAGCACCACCGTCACCAGCCTGACCAGCCTGGGCACCGGCCTGCCGCCCGGCCAGCACGGGATGGTCGGCTACACCAGCCGGGTCCCCGACACCGGGGAGATCCTCAACGCGCTCACCTGGGAGTCCGACCTGCTGGCCCGCGCCTTCCAGCCGCGGGAGACCTTCTTCGAGCGGGCGGCCGCCGCCGGCGTCGCCGTCAGCTCGGTCGGGCTGCAGCGGTTCCAGGGCAGCGGGCTCACCGAGGCCGCGCTGCGCGGGGCCACCTTCGTGCCCTTCGAGCACGAGCGCGCCGAGGAGCGGCGGATCGGCCTGGTCACCGCCGCCGCGGCCCGCGGGGACCGGAGCCTGGTCTACGCCTACGAGCGGCAGCTCGACCACGTCGGCCACGGCCACGGCTGCGACTCCGAGGACTGGCTGCGGCAGCTGATCCGGGTGGACGCCATGTGCGAGCGGCTGCGCGATGCGCTGCCCGACGACGTCGTCCTCGTCGTCACCGGCGACCACGGCATGGTCGACGTGCCCAGCACCCGGCAGGTCATCGCCGAGGACGAGCCCGGGCTGCTGGACGGCGTCAGCGCGCTGGCCGGCGAGGGCCGGTTCCGGCAGCTCTACGTCGACGTCGACGACCCGGCCCGGGTCGCGGACCGGTGGCGCGACGTGCTGGGCGAGCGGGCCTGGGTCCGCACCCGGGACGAGGCCGTCGACGAGGGCTGGTTCGGCCCCGTCGCCGACGACCTGCGCGAGCGCTACGGGCACGTGCTGGTGGCGATGCGCGGCGACTGGGCGGTGATGACGCGGCAGTACCCGCGCGAGCTCACCCTCGTCGGCATGCACGGCTCGCTCACCGAGGCCGAGATGCTCGTCCCGCTGCTCCTGGGCTGA
- a CDS encoding bifunctional acetate--CoA ligase family protein/GNAT family N-acetyltransferase — protein sequence MSVSQVDLPPGYPREWEADVVLTDGGVARLRPIMPSDAPKLVAFYGRVSAESKYLRFFAPYPRLSARDVKRFTEVDYVDRVAFILTVGDDMIGVGRFDRTEDDRAEVAFLVEDAHQGRGIAQLLLEHLAEAARERGITGFVAEVLPENRRMAQVFADAGYKVSKGIEDGVLSVEFPILPTDTSVGVMERREHRAESASVHRLLHPERVVVYGQGRRVQGLVNAMLCGGFRGEVTAISSDGTPVAGVPTATSIATVPGRLDLAVLAVPTAELGGVVIDAAHKGAHGVVVLTGTDVAPGDNRTVVNLARAYGIRALGPDALGLVNTRHDVELNATPGPMPRTGGVGLFCQSAAVGVALLNHAIRQDLGLSSFISTGDYADVTGNDVMQYWEDDEATRVCLMSLDSIGNPRKFSRITRRLARRKPVVVFAPGRTSRSSHSGVRGGLGHASDEAVDALFRQAGVMVVHRRGAMFDIAKIAARQPLPDGARVRVVTNSGTLAAQLQHTIGAVGLLEAGSVLVGADATPQDWVDAALDALGDPECDSVVCAAVNVYEEGTEDVIVALDAVAGRTEKPLVGVFLDFHPPMVKESAVDLVGELPRFDAPADAIQALSALTAHAHWRTRDPGAVPLLEVDAARAKRVVNRVLSGHPEGRELSGVETTELLQAYGITMVPRFIVSSLDEAVAVADRLGWDVVLKGTAASVRSRPDQAAVHRNLVTADDMVHAWAELENLTRALGLGGDVGSVAVPVVQAMAPPGVALVVTSREDAAFGPIISLGLEGIPSELLGDTVYRVPPLTTVDAAAMVRDLKAAPTLFGRHGSPGVDIAGIEDLLHRVAQLADDLPQLASVSLSPCIASREGVRVLGARIFTAPTDDRRDPMARVL from the coding sequence GTGTCCGTGAGCCAGGTCGACCTCCCCCCGGGCTACCCCCGGGAGTGGGAGGCCGACGTCGTGCTCACCGACGGCGGGGTGGCCCGGCTGCGGCCGATCATGCCGTCCGACGCGCCGAAGCTGGTCGCCTTCTACGGCCGGGTCTCGGCGGAGTCGAAGTACCTGCGCTTCTTCGCCCCCTACCCCCGGCTGAGCGCCCGCGACGTCAAGCGGTTCACCGAGGTGGACTACGTCGACCGGGTGGCCTTCATCCTCACCGTGGGCGACGACATGATCGGCGTCGGGCGCTTCGACCGGACCGAGGACGACCGGGCCGAGGTGGCCTTCCTCGTCGAGGACGCCCACCAGGGCCGGGGGATCGCCCAGCTGCTGCTGGAGCACCTGGCCGAGGCCGCCCGCGAGCGCGGCATCACCGGCTTCGTCGCCGAGGTGCTGCCCGAGAACCGCCGGATGGCCCAGGTCTTCGCCGACGCCGGCTACAAGGTCTCCAAGGGCATCGAGGACGGCGTGCTGTCCGTCGAGTTCCCGATCCTGCCCACCGACACCTCCGTCGGGGTGATGGAGCGCCGCGAGCACCGGGCCGAGAGCGCGTCGGTGCACCGGCTGCTGCACCCGGAGCGGGTGGTCGTCTACGGCCAGGGCCGCCGGGTCCAGGGCCTGGTCAACGCGATGCTCTGCGGCGGCTTCCGCGGCGAGGTGACGGCGATCAGCTCCGACGGCACGCCGGTGGCCGGGGTGCCGACGGCGACGTCGATCGCCACCGTCCCCGGACGCCTGGACCTCGCCGTGCTCGCCGTCCCGACGGCCGAGTTGGGCGGGGTGGTCATCGACGCGGCCCACAAGGGCGCGCACGGCGTCGTGGTCCTGACGGGCACCGACGTCGCACCGGGGGACAACCGGACGGTGGTCAACCTGGCCCGCGCCTACGGCATCCGCGCGCTGGGCCCCGACGCGCTGGGTCTGGTCAACACCCGCCACGACGTCGAGCTGAACGCCACCCCGGGCCCGATGCCCCGCACCGGCGGCGTCGGGCTGTTCTGCCAGTCCGCCGCGGTGGGCGTCGCCCTGCTCAACCACGCCATCCGGCAGGACCTCGGGCTGTCCTCCTTCATCAGCACCGGCGACTACGCCGACGTCACCGGCAACGACGTCATGCAGTACTGGGAGGACGACGAGGCCACCCGGGTCTGCCTGATGTCGCTGGACTCCATCGGCAACCCGCGCAAGTTCAGCCGGATCACCCGCCGGCTGGCCCGCCGCAAGCCCGTCGTCGTCTTCGCCCCGGGACGGACCAGCCGCTCGTCGCACTCCGGGGTGCGCGGCGGCCTCGGGCACGCCTCGGACGAGGCCGTCGACGCGCTGTTCCGGCAGGCCGGGGTGATGGTGGTGCACCGCCGCGGCGCGATGTTCGACATCGCCAAGATCGCCGCCCGGCAGCCGCTGCCCGACGGGGCGCGGGTCCGGGTGGTCACCAACTCGGGCACCCTCGCCGCGCAGCTGCAGCACACCATCGGCGCCGTCGGCCTGCTGGAGGCCGGCTCGGTGCTGGTCGGCGCCGACGCCACCCCGCAGGACTGGGTGGACGCCGCGCTGGACGCGCTGGGCGACCCGGAGTGCGACTCCGTCGTCTGCGCCGCGGTCAACGTCTACGAGGAGGGCACCGAGGACGTCATCGTCGCCCTCGACGCCGTGGCCGGCCGCACCGAGAAGCCCCTGGTCGGGGTGTTCCTGGACTTCCACCCGCCGATGGTCAAGGAGAGCGCCGTCGACCTCGTCGGCGAGCTGCCCCGCTTCGACGCCCCCGCCGACGCCATCCAGGCCCTCTCGGCGCTGACCGCGCACGCCCACTGGCGCACCCGGGACCCGGGGGCCGTGCCGCTGCTGGAGGTCGACGCCGCCCGCGCCAAGCGGGTGGTCAACCGGGTGCTGTCGGGGCACCCGGAGGGCCGGGAGCTGAGCGGGGTCGAGACCACCGAGCTGCTGCAGGCCTACGGCATCACCATGGTGCCGCGGTTCATCGTGTCCAGCCTCGACGAGGCGGTGGCCGTCGCCGACCGGCTGGGCTGGGACGTCGTGCTCAAGGGCACGGCGGCCTCGGTGCGCAGCCGTCCCGACCAGGCCGCCGTGCACCGCAACCTGGTGACCGCCGACGACATGGTGCACGCCTGGGCCGAGCTGGAGAACCTGACCCGCGCCCTGGGCCTGGGCGGGGACGTCGGCAGCGTCGCCGTCCCGGTCGTCCAGGCGATGGCCCCGCCCGGGGTCGCGCTGGTGGTGACCAGCCGCGAGGACGCCGCCTTCGGCCCGATCATCTCCCTCGGCCTGGAGGGCATCCCGTCGGAGCTGCTCGGCGACACCGTCTACCGCGTGCCGCCGCTGACCACCGTCGACGCGGCCGCGATGGTCCGCGACCTCAAGGCGGCCCCGACGCTGTTCGGCCGGCACGGCAGCCCCGGCGTCGACATCGCCGGCATCGAGGACCTGCTGCACCGGGTGGCCCAGCTGGCCGACGACCTGCCGCAGCTGGCCTCGGTCTCGCTGAGCCCCTGCATCGCCTCCCGCGAGGGCGTGCGCGTCCTCGGCGCGCGGATCTTCACCGCCCCGACCGACGACCGCCGCGACCCGATGGCCCGGGTGCTGTGA
- a CDS encoding phosphotransferase family protein gives MDDTPTPWSPARVADLAGRAVRDALGAAARVEDLAVLQVGADAVVLALEVRAAARPLVLKLADVGAAPALDLGRTAAVMGPAADAGVPVPAVLAADGTGRLDGVQHLLQQHLGGRRWREVRPELDDTAGRAVHAQLADVLRALAGVRPGGFGELDGQGVVVPVPLVEALRRRVALRTRRPAARALAERLLVEHADRLGSGPPVLTHDDLHHANVLVDPATARLSAVLDWDKAWAGPAAADRARLRFWDDMSGPGPGPGPGSGSGDDRDDRDDADVLRVHELLWCLEHAFPTARHRADTARLLRALDLPVPPELAG, from the coding sequence GTGGACGACACCCCGACGCCGTGGTCGCCCGCCCGGGTCGCCGACCTGGCGGGGCGGGCGGTCCGCGACGCCCTGGGCGCCGCGGCCCGGGTCGAGGATCTCGCCGTCCTGCAGGTCGGCGCCGACGCCGTCGTGCTGGCCCTGGAGGTGCGGGCCGCGGCCCGGCCGCTGGTGCTCAAGCTCGCCGACGTGGGGGCGGCGCCCGCGCTCGACCTCGGCCGGACGGCCGCGGTGATGGGCCCGGCCGCCGATGCCGGCGTGCCGGTGCCCGCCGTGCTGGCCGCCGACGGCACCGGCCGGCTGGACGGGGTGCAGCACCTGCTGCAGCAGCACCTCGGGGGCCGGCGGTGGCGGGAGGTCCGTCCGGAGCTGGACGACACGGCCGGGCGGGCGGTGCACGCCCAGCTGGCCGACGTGCTCCGCGCCCTGGCCGGGGTGCGGCCGGGCGGCTTCGGCGAGCTCGACGGCCAGGGCGTCGTCGTGCCGGTGCCGCTGGTCGAGGCCCTGCGCCGCCGCGTCGCCCTGCGCACCCGGCGACCGGCGGCGCGGGCGCTGGCCGAGCGGCTGCTGGTCGAGCACGCCGACCGGTTGGGCTCCGGGCCGCCGGTGCTCACCCACGACGACCTGCACCACGCCAACGTGCTCGTCGACCCCGCGACGGCCCGGCTGAGCGCCGTCCTCGACTGGGACAAGGCGTGGGCCGGCCCCGCCGCGGCGGACCGGGCCCGGCTGCGGTTCTGGGACGACATGAGCGGCCCCGGCCCCGGCCCCGGCCCCGGCTCCGGCTCCGGGGACGACCGGGACGACCGGGATGACGCCGACGTCCTGCGGGTGCACGAGCTGCTCTGGTGCCTCGAGCACGCCTTCCCGACGGCGCGGCACCGGGCCGACACGGCCCGGCTGCTGCGCGCGCTCGACCTCCCGGTCCCGCCGGAGCTGGCCGGCTGA
- a CDS encoding sulfurtransferase has protein sequence MSPDPTTSPDPTTDPAPAPEPAPPLVSVDALAAQLAGPDPVVVVDVRWTLGGPSGLPDHEAGHIPGARWVDLEHELSGHAAGAGGRHPLPDVAVLTAALQRLGVRADVPVVVHDAATSLAAARLWWLLVDAGHPDVRVLDGGFAAWQRAGLPVETGPDRDSEPGDFVPRPGGLAAVDAEGAAALRDAGAPLVDVRAPERYRGEHEPLDPVAGHIPGAVNRPSPGNQTPDGHFRPPAEIAARFAGLEEPVLYCGSGITAAHTLLALRSAGLDGRIYPGSWSDWVSDPDRPVATGPA, from the coding sequence ATGAGCCCCGACCCCACGACGAGCCCCGACCCCACGACGGATCCCGCACCCGCCCCCGAGCCCGCGCCGCCCCTGGTCTCGGTCGACGCGCTGGCCGCGCAGCTGGCCGGTCCCGACCCGGTGGTCGTGGTCGACGTCCGCTGGACCCTCGGCGGCCCGTCCGGGCTTCCCGACCACGAGGCCGGGCACATCCCGGGCGCGCGCTGGGTCGACCTGGAGCACGAGCTGTCCGGCCACGCCGCCGGCGCCGGCGGCCGGCACCCGCTGCCCGACGTCGCCGTGCTGACGGCGGCCCTGCAGCGGCTGGGCGTGCGCGCGGACGTGCCCGTGGTCGTCCACGACGCGGCGACCTCGCTGGCCGCGGCCCGGCTGTGGTGGCTGCTGGTGGACGCGGGCCACCCCGACGTGCGGGTGCTGGACGGTGGGTTCGCGGCCTGGCAGCGGGCGGGCCTGCCCGTCGAGACGGGCCCCGACCGCGACTCCGAGCCCGGCGACTTCGTGCCCCGCCCGGGCGGCCTGGCCGCGGTCGACGCGGAGGGCGCGGCAGCCCTGCGCGACGCCGGCGCGCCGCTGGTCGACGTCCGGGCTCCCGAGCGGTACCGCGGCGAGCACGAGCCGCTCGACCCGGTCGCGGGGCACATCCCGGGTGCGGTCAACCGCCCCTCGCCCGGCAACCAGACGCCGGACGGCCACTTCCGGCCGCCGGCCGAGATCGCCGCACGCTTCGCCGGCCTCGAGGAGCCGGTGCTGTACTGCGGCTCCGGCATCACGGCCGCGCACACCCTGCTGGCCCTGCGCAGCGCCGGCCTGGACGGCCGGATCTACCCGGGCTCGTGGAGCGACTGGGTGAGCGACCCCGACCGGCCGGTGGCGACCGGACCCGCCTGA
- a CDS encoding thymidine kinase — protein MAEFLYFTGPMDCGKSTLALQFDHTHAAGGRKGRLFTSQDRAGEATISSRLGLTRPAIEVSPGFDFWDYVVGQLTGGERIDYLVCDETQFYQPVQVDQLARIVDELQIDVVAVGIMTDFQTRLFPGSQRLVELCDKVELLQVRALCWCGERATHNARTVDGVMVVEGDQVVVGDVVDRDAAATDPPVVVAYEVLCRRHHRRRVTRAVARATLSDPLPFERDDEELTAP, from the coding sequence GTGGCAGAGTTCCTGTACTTCACCGGTCCGATGGACTGCGGGAAGTCGACGCTGGCGCTGCAGTTCGACCACACCCACGCAGCGGGCGGGCGGAAGGGACGGCTGTTCACCTCCCAGGACCGCGCGGGGGAGGCGACGATCTCGTCCCGGCTGGGGCTCACCCGGCCGGCGATCGAGGTCAGCCCCGGCTTCGACTTCTGGGACTACGTCGTGGGCCAGCTGACCGGCGGCGAGCGGATCGACTACCTGGTCTGCGACGAGACGCAGTTCTACCAGCCCGTCCAGGTCGACCAGCTGGCCCGCATCGTCGACGAGCTGCAGATCGACGTCGTCGCCGTCGGCATCATGACCGACTTCCAGACCCGGCTGTTCCCCGGCTCGCAACGGCTCGTCGAGCTGTGCGACAAGGTCGAGCTGCTGCAGGTCCGCGCCCTGTGCTGGTGCGGCGAGCGGGCCACCCACAACGCCCGGACCGTCGACGGCGTGATGGTGGTCGAGGGCGACCAGGTGGTCGTCGGCGACGTCGTCGACCGGGACGCGGCCGCCACCGACCCACCGGTCGTGGTCGCCTACGAGGTGCTCTGCCGCCGCCACCACCGCCGCCGCGTCACCCGTGCCGTGGCCCGGGCGACGCTGTCCGACCCCCTGCCCTTCGAGCGCGACGACGAGGAGCTGACCGCGCCATGA
- the sepH gene encoding septation protein SepH, translating to MRSAHLVGPSPDGRSLVLTTDDGDELAVVVDDRLRDAVRGTTGTTTATTTTAGTAGGGTARAARPRPGRGENAMDTSLSPRDIQMRVRAGESLEDVAEVAGIPYERVERFAAPVLAEREHLALMALAASVRRRGETSGHRTLRATVAERLLKRGVDADAVVWDSHRLEDGRWAVTAGYALDGEEHHATFTFDQRGRYSVAADDEARRLIGEQPPVAPGTRRRSDAADEPTVDLSDELALVRATQEAADARAAARPATPPAGDALPPEDEDDGDDGVLPGALVTEAVLTEVVVEQTEISTYRTLRAVPFEDDDTALPPEPVRGPAEELLLPEEPDEEAPVEDSVDEQPVDEQPAGEPPAVPGVEDPSELTTLYAMLGSDGYSEDSPRVYAGLSDASAVPETAGGHWEPAIVVDYPVEPSPANEAELPAAEHPDRSRVPMDDKAAVELSTPVDPGPPPADRLPGTDEPAPPYARTDEADRAEEAEEFQLESEPPPEKKPKRKRAAVPSWDEIMFGGPKPGS from the coding sequence ATGCGCAGCGCGCACCTGGTGGGACCGAGCCCGGACGGCCGCTCGCTGGTCCTGACGACCGACGACGGCGACGAGCTCGCGGTCGTCGTGGACGACCGGCTGCGGGACGCCGTGCGCGGCACGACGGGGACGACGACGGCCACGACGACGACGGCCGGCACGGCCGGGGGCGGGACGGCGCGCGCCGCCCGTCCGCGGCCCGGACGAGGAGAGAACGCCATGGACACCTCACTGAGCCCGCGCGACATCCAGATGCGGGTCCGGGCGGGCGAGAGCCTCGAGGACGTCGCCGAGGTCGCGGGGATCCCCTACGAGCGCGTCGAGCGCTTCGCCGCCCCCGTGCTGGCCGAGCGGGAGCACCTGGCCCTGATGGCCCTGGCCGCCTCGGTCCGCCGCCGCGGGGAGACCTCCGGGCACCGGACGCTCCGCGCGACCGTGGCCGAGCGGCTGCTCAAGCGGGGCGTGGACGCCGACGCCGTGGTCTGGGACTCCCACCGGCTGGAGGACGGCCGCTGGGCCGTCACCGCCGGGTACGCGCTGGACGGCGAGGAGCACCACGCCACCTTCACCTTCGACCAGCGCGGCCGCTACTCCGTCGCCGCCGACGACGAGGCCCGCCGGCTGATCGGCGAGCAGCCCCCGGTCGCCCCGGGCACCCGGCGCCGCAGCGACGCCGCCGACGAGCCCACCGTCGACCTCAGCGACGAGCTGGCCCTGGTCCGGGCCACCCAGGAGGCCGCCGACGCGCGCGCCGCCGCCCGGCCCGCGACCCCGCCCGCCGGCGACGCGCTGCCGCCCGAGGACGAGGACGACGGCGACGACGGCGTGCTGCCGGGGGCGCTGGTCACCGAGGCCGTGCTCACCGAGGTCGTCGTCGAGCAGACCGAGATCAGCACCTACCGCACCCTGCGCGCCGTGCCCTTCGAGGACGACGACACCGCCCTGCCCCCCGAGCCCGTCCGCGGGCCGGCCGAGGAGCTGCTGCTCCCCGAGGAGCCGGACGAGGAGGCCCCGGTCGAGGACTCCGTGGACGAGCAGCCGGTCGACGAGCAGCCCGCGGGCGAGCCGCCGGCCGTGCCCGGCGTCGAGGACCCCTCGGAGCTGACGACGCTCTACGCGATGCTCGGCTCGGACGGCTACAGCGAGGACTCCCCGCGCGTCTACGCCGGGCTGAGCGACGCCTCGGCCGTGCCCGAGACCGCGGGCGGGCACTGGGAGCCGGCCATCGTCGTCGACTACCCCGTCGAGCCCAGCCCGGCCAACGAGGCCGAGCTGCCGGCGGCCGAGCACCCCGACCGCAGCCGGGTGCCGATGGACGACAAGGCGGCCGTCGAGCTGAGCACGCCCGTCGACCCCGGACCGCCGCCGGCCGACCGGCTGCCGGGCACCGACGAGCCGGCCCCGCCGTACGCGCGGACCGACGAGGCCGACCGGGCGGAGGAGGCCGAGGAGTTCCAGCTGGAGTCCGAGCCGCCGCCGGAGAAGAAGCCCAAGCGCAAGCGCGCCGCCGTGCCCAGCTGGGACGAGATCATGTTCGGCGGGCCCAAGCCAGGCAGCTGA